The genomic interval GCGTTACGGTGTCTGCAACAGTCATGATATGCAGTTCAGCGCCTTCACCTGCCAGGTCATAAAATTCTTTGATGTGACGGTATGCGCTGGCATTGCTACCCTCAGCCAGGATGCCGAGGTCTTTTGCTTCGCTCAGGCTAAAGATCACTTTCGGAGTGCTCAGGGGCAGGTTTGCTGTTGCTACGCCGGTCAGCACCAATCCCGCTACTCCATCATTGCTGGCAGCATTCGCTCCCAGGTTACCGTTTCCTAATGTAATTGCTACTTTTGGTAATCCCATTTTTTACTTTTTTTGGTTCATTGTAATTGGTTTAAATGCTATTTACTATTGCTGTAAAATCGTTGAACTCCTGGCGCGCATCAAAACAGGGGCACGCTTTCTTAACAAATGGAAAATCCCGGTGGCCCTGGATCTGCGCCTGCGGATACTGTTTCTTCAACTTTATGATCAATACCCGCATTGACTGCCGCTGCGCAGGCGTTCTGTTGTCCAATGGCTTGTTATCAGCATCTACCCCGCCGATATAACTGACGTGGATGCTATTTGCATTATGTCCTGCTACGCCGTTACAGATACGCTCTTCAGTAGCCAGTTGCCTTACATCGCCCGATGCTTCTATCAGGTAGTGGTAACCGGGATTTTTCCATTTGAGATATTCTTTCCAATAGTGCTGGATGGCTTCAGGACGGGTATCCTGAGGGGTTGCAGTACAATGGATAACGATGAAATCTATTCTTCTCATTTTTCTTACCTGGGGTTACTCCTGTTCAGCACGTCTTCCAGCCGTTCCATCACTTTCGTGTTGTTCTCTATCACGCCCATCATTTTCTCGCGGTCGTCATCCAGGTATTGGGTTAAACGATCTTCCAGTTTTATCTGGCGTTTCCATAGGATCCATGCAATACCTATTAACACGATCACAGAGAATGCCTGGTCGCCCAGCCGCTGTAAGACGGTCTGCTCAGGATCTGCATTTATAATTGTATTTAATAGTAACATCTGAGGTTAACTTTATAACTTTCACAAACTGCCTCTTTCACACTTTACTTACTGTGTCAGCAAGCGATTACAATACAAAGGAACAACATCGCCGCATGCTGAAAAAATCAGGAAACAATGCTTATTATTTCATTGCATAATCATACTTCATCCGCTGTTCAATCATTAAAAGTGCAGCAGGAAAAGAAACCAATTGCACCGACCTTTATACCGGAAATTGATCACTTTAAATAATAAAGAATGGATAGTTTATTTTCGAATCTTTTCCTTTCACTGGAAACACTTATTGAAGAGAAAGCACCTTTGATTAAAGGTGTATACCCCGAACTTTCTCAAACGGAGAATTACAACGGCACCCCTTCCCAATGGCCCTGCCTGTTTATTGATTTCACCAACCTCGCGTATGCGGAGCTCACCGGCTATGCACAAGCCGTATCCGGTGAGCTGCAATGCAGGCTGGTCACACAGATCACAGTGGCAGACGGCATCACCTTCCTGGATACTCCCACAGCGCTCGCCTGTTACGAAGCA from Chitinophaga filiformis carries:
- a CDS encoding N-acetylmuramoyl-L-alanine amidase, with translation MRRIDFIVIHCTATPQDTRPEAIQHYWKEYLKWKNPGYHYLIEASGDVRQLATEERICNGVAGHNANSIHVSYIGGVDADNKPLDNRTPAQRQSMRVLIIKLKKQYPQAQIQGHRDFPFVKKACPCFDARQEFNDFTAIVNSI